In the genome of Pseudomonas sp. B33.4, the window GTTGAAACTGGCGAAAGCGCTGAACGTCAAAGTCGAGGAATTGTTCTCCGAAGACAACGTCAGCCTCGACAGCTACAGCCTGGTGCGCAGCCACGAGCGTCAGTCACTCGCCGCCAATGATCAGAGCCCCGGTTATGCCGTGCTGGCCCATCAGGTCAGCGAGCGCAACCTGCTGCCGTTCATCATCTACCCGCCAAAAGAGTTCAGCGACAAGACCTTCAAGGAGCACTTGGGCGAGGAGTTTCTGTTCGTTCACGAAGGGCAGGTCGAGGTGGATTTCATGAACGAGAAAGTGCTGCTGCAGCGCGGCGATGCGCTGCACTTCAATGCGCAGAAGCCGCACCGGATCAGATCGGTCGGGGATGTGCAGGCGCAGTTGCTGGTGGTGGTGCACAGCGCTGAAGATTGAGGCGCCCCCCAAAAGCTTCGCGAGCAGGCTCGCTCCCACAGGTTGAATGCATTCCAAATGTGGGAGCGAGCCTGCTCGCGAAGGCGTCAGTCAGGCCTGTATCAAACCTCGACGGGCACCGACAATTTCGGACTGCCCAGCGCATGCGTCTTCGCATCAAAAAAGCGCAACTCAACCCCCGTGCCTTCGAACACCTTCGCGTAATGCCGCTTCTGATGCTGTACGAACGCCGCACTGCGCGGATAAATCGAGATCGCCACCACCTGCGGTTTCGCCAGGCGCAGCGCCCGAACAATGTGCGCATCCTGCTCGCCCAAGGCGTGACCAAAGATGCACAAGCTGTCGCCATGCCCCAACAACTGCTCATAACAGAACGACAGATAATCCGAGCTGCGAATGGTCTTGAGCTTGTCTGCACTCGGCCCTTCGGTGACGAACAGCGGCACGTCATCCAGCGTCTTGATCGTATTGTTGATCGCGAAACTGCCGAGCAGCGTGCCTTCGGTCGAGGTCAGCTTGCGCGCGGTGCCGTCCTGATTGCGCACCAGATGCAGACCACCGTGCAGATACAGCAAACGCGGTTTGTCGGTGGCACTTTCGCTCAGATCGAAACTTGCATTGGCGCCGTTGAACAGGTCGTCGATTGCCTCGCTGTGATGTTGCAGCGCCCAGTAGTTGAGCAGGTCGTAATTGGTGGTAAACACCGTGCGATAACGCGCCAGTTCTTCATTCAGCGTTGCCAGCGTCGAAGGCTTCACCAGTCGCCACGGAATGTGCACGGCGTGCACGGTGTTGATCAACGCTTCCTTGATCGCGTAGTAGCGATTGCGCGGCGCCGCTGAGCTGACGGCCAACGCTTTGTTGACCCGGCTGGTGGTTTTCAGCGCGCCGAGTACCTGCTCGAAGCTGCGCGTTTGCATGGCGTCGAACACCGCCAGCTCCGACGGGCTCAGCGGTTTCTCTTCAACGGTTCGGGCGTTTTCGAACAGCGAGTCATAGCCGAAGTCATCCCACACCGCACGACTGGCGCCATTGCCCACCAGCAGGCCGTTGAAGTCACTGGTGGCGCGCAAGGCGTTCCAGTCTTCGAGGGTGGCGTCGACATCCAGAAAATCGGTCATTGCGCAGGCGTCTCAAAACAAAGGGGCTGATGGGCGGCGACTTTATCACGAGCGGGCATTGAGCCAGATCAACATCGGTGGTGACCGATCGGTCGATCCTGTGTCTGTCCGCCGGATCGCAGCAGTCGATTTGGCCCCAGTCAGGAGACGCAGATGACCAGCACCTTTTTCATTCCGGCGGTAAACATCATGGGCAACGGTTGCCTCGACGAAGCCATGGTCGCGATCCGCAACTATGGTTTTCGCAAAGCGCTGATCGTCACCGACGCGGGACTGGCCAAGGCGGGCGTGGCGACGATGGTCGCCGAGAAGCTGGCGATGCAGGACATCGATTCGGTGATTTTCGACGGCGCCAAACCGAACCCGAGCATCGCCAATGTCGAGTCGGGTCTGGGGCTGCTCAAGGAAAGTCGCTGCGATTTCGTCGTGTCGCTGGGCGGCGGTTCGCCGCACGACTGCGCCAAAGGCATTGCCCTGTGCGCGACCAATGGCGGACAGATCCGTGATTACGAAGGCATCGATCAATCGAGCAAGCCGCAACTGCCGCTGATCGCCATCAACACCACCGCCGGCACCGCCAGCGAGATGACGCGGTTCTGCATCATCACCGACGAATCGCGCCACGTGAAAATGGCCATCGTCGACCGCAACGTCACGCCGCTGCTGTCGGTCAATGACCCGGAGCTGATGGTTGCTATGCCCAAAGGCCTGACCGCCGCCACCGGCATGGATGCGTTGACCCACGCCATCGAAGCCTATGTCTCGACGGCCGCCAACCCGATCACCGACGCTTGCGCGCTGAAAGCCATGACTCTGATCAGCAACAACCTGCGCCTGGCCGTACGCGACGGCAGCGACCTCGCCGCGCGGGAAAACATGGCGTACGCGCAGTTCCTTGCCGGCATGGCTTTCAACAATGCCTCGCTTGGTTTCGTGCATGCGATGGCGCATCAACTGGGTGGGTTCTACGACTTGCCCCATGGCGTGTGCAACGCGGTGCTGCTGCCCCACGTGCAGACGTTCAATGCGCTGGTCTGCGCCGATCGGCTGACCGATGTTGCTCACGCCATGGGCGCCGACATTCGCGGTTTCAGCGCGGAAGAGGGCGCGCAGGCGGCGATCAATGCGATCCGCTGCCTGGCCAAAGATATCGAGATTCCCGTTGGCCTGCGCGAATTGGGCGCCAGACTCAGTGACATTCCGCTGCTCGCCAGCAATGCGCTGAAAGACGCCTGCGGTCTGACCAATCCTCGGGCGGCGGATCAGCGCCAGATCGAGGAGATTTTTCGTAACGCGTTTTGAGAGACAAGGTCGGGTTGAATTATTGATGGTCAGGTTTTGCCCTTGCCCTTGCCTCCAGCGGTCACCGTAAACGTTCGAACACGGCCCCAGTCAGACACCGTCCCTTCGATGTTGTGAATAGCGGATGTCCGATACAGTCCGGGAGGTAAGGTAACCTGAGTACGCCATTGCTTGAGGGAGTCGACGTCGGCTTCGGCAATCACCTCTCCGTTGTCCAGATCGATAATGTTAACGAAGCCACTAGCCTGTGTGACATCTCCTGAAAAGACCGGAACCGTATCTACCTGTGCTCCCTCTTTTGGTTCGAAAACCACCGGGACGTCGATTTCCGGCCGCAGTAGCACGGTATACCTGCGCGCCTCACTCCATTCTGACGTGACGCCATTCCACGTTTGGTGGGCCTTAATCCCCTGATCCCCTGGAGACTGGAGACCGCTGATGCTAAACGCCCACCGTCCATAATCGCTGACCCGACCTCCACCGAGCGAATGCGTATTTTCAATGTTCCAAACCTGCACCAGAGCACCCGGTATACCGCTGCCGAGCAACAGTGTTGCAGGCCCGGTTGTGGTTTTCTCTCTGGGAAGAAGGATGATCGGTGGTGGCGGGGCCTTTCGTTTGCGTTTTGGCGGAGCACTCATTGTTCTTCTCCCTTCAAGCTGATTTGAAGCGAAACATTGGCACGGCGTAATTCGTTTCGAACCTGTAAGAACTACCAGTTTTTTAGCTTTTTTTGCTTGGTTGGTAATTTCATTTTCTTCTAAAAAACTGTCATTTCTGTCAGTTGTCTGGCATGGCTGCTTCGGATCGAATGCTCTGACAACGGGGGGCGACTTCGATCTCTCAAGGAGCACACGACCATGCCGAAAGCCATAGCATCCAAAGTATCGAAAGCCCGCAAAACAGCAAAAGTACAATCAGCGGGAGAGCTGGATGATCGCTTTGGCCTGCGAACGCTGAATTTTCCCGGAGCGAGCAAGACCATTGGCCGTGGGGTGGCGATAACTCCGTCAGGGCAGATCATGGTCAGCGCAACCGTTGAGGTATCGGGGCTTTCGTATTTCGGCCTGGTGCGTCTGGATGCCAATGGAGATCGAGATCGGGACTTTGGTGATGACGGCTATCTTCGCGGCCAATTTGGCAGTGATCTGCTGTCGCAAGGCGGGCAGTTAATCGTTGATGCAAACGGTCGGATCTATCTGTGTGGTGTGATTGGCGTGATCAAAGACACGGCCATCGATTACCAACAGGTCATCGCCCGGTTCTTGCCCGACGGCTCGCCGGATACCGGGTTCGGCGACGATAAGAGCGGCTATCGGATTGTGCCGACGCGTATTCCTCTGCTGACAGGTGCTACGGGTGGGCGTCTGATTCTGGCGAAATCCACTCCTCAGGCAGCAGAGACGGACAGACTGTTGTTCGTGACCTCGCAAAAAGGCAGTGGATTGCTGACGCGGTTACATCTCGATGGCTCTGACGATTCATCGTTCGCTGACAACGGCTGGATTGTTCTGACGCTGCCACAGGTGGCGATCACGTTGCTGGGGATCATCCAGCTGGGCAATGGGCTGATTCTGGTGTTTGGGAAAACACAAGTAACCAACCAGGGATTGGTCATGGCGTTCGACCACACCGGAAAAGTCGCAGAAGCGTTTGGCAACAACGGGACATTGCTGTTGAACCTTCAAAAGGATAACAAGCCGCTCGAAAGCTCGGTCGAGCAGATCATTGTGCAAACGTCAGGGCGCTTACTGTTGATCGGATCGGCGGTCGAAGCGTCGGCAGGGGACAAGTTCCAGCATGCCTTCATCAGCGCGATCAACTACGCCGGCCAGATGGATGAAACGTTCAACGGTAACAACCCTGTTATCACCGCTGCGACAGGAGTACTCGATCTCAAAGGCTGGAAAGCAGGGCTTGCGCTGGATGACAGCGCTGGCAAACGGATCGTCACGGGCGGACAGACCTCGGACGGCGAACGACGGTTACTCACGGGAGGCTTTTTGATCGACGGCGCCGTGGATCCGGCATTTGATGTAAAAGGCGCGGCTGCTATCGAGTGGATTGCGCAGGACGCCTGTCTGCAGGATTCGTCGATGCTGGTGCTGGGGCAGAGCAATGAATCCGCTCACTTGGTGCGATTGCTGACAGCGGCGAGCTGACGGGCAGGTTCATCGCATTTTCGGTGTGAACCGCACGCAGAGCATCGTGCCGACAGCGAGCAACGTGCACAGCAGCGACAGGCGCCAGGCTTGTGGGCTGGCGATCAGACTGGCCATCGCACCAATGATTGCCGCCATCAATTGATGAATGAACCCACTCAGTGCCATCGCATAAGCACCGGCAATCGGCGCACTATCGTTGGCACGGGACAGGCTGATCGGGTAGTTCAACGATTGGCCGAACACGGCCACGCAATACGGCAGCCAAAACAGTAGTGCGATGGAACTGGCCGTCAGACTGCCCAGCAACATCACGCTGCTACCGGCCAATACCAAACCTGCGCCGACCGTCATCAACCACGCCTGACCGGTGCGCAGCACGAAGTGATTGACCGCCAGCGCGCCGAGAAAATAGGCAGCGCTGATGGGCCAGCCGAGCAGTCCGTAATCCGCCGACGACCACGCGAATGGCCCCTGCAGTATCAGTGGCGCCGCAGTGTTGAATGCGATGATCACTCCGTAGCCCAAGCCACCGGCCAGAGCCGGCAGCAGAAACCCCCTGTGCAACAGAATTTGCCGATAAGCCGACCACGATGAGGCGCTGGCCGGTTCGTCAGCCATCGCTGGGAAAGTGACTCGCGCCACAATCAGCGCCATCAACAGGCTCGTCACACCGAGCAAGTAGAAAATCGCTTGCCAGCCCAGTGTCACCTCGATGAGCGAGCCCGCATATTGGCCGATGCCCAGCGCCACCACGAACGAAATCGAAATCCATGACAACGCCTTGGCCAGCAGATCGCCGCGAAAGCTGTCGCGGATCAGCACCCGCGCCATCACCGAAATACCGCTGGCACCGACGCCTTGCATCAGTCGCAGCAGCAAAAACGCTTCAAGCGTCGAACCCGACGGCAACGCCAGATTGGCCACCCCGTAAATAACCAACGCCGCCAATAGCACCGGTTTGCGTCCGATGCGCTGGGCCAGACTGCCCCAGAACAACATCGGCAGCGCCATGCCGATCAGGTACAGCGACAACCCCCACGACACCAGCGCAGGTTCCGCACCCAGATAAAGGGCGATCTCCGGTAATGCCGGCAAATAAACACTCATGCCCAACTGGGCGAGAAAAACCGTGCTGCAGGTGATCAGGAGGGTGACGCTGGCGTTCATGACTCGTCCCTGTTTTCAGTCGTCGACATTGCCACGGTGGATGCGCAACAGCCCGGTGATCACTTCACAGAAGCGCCGAATCAGCGCCGGCGGCATGTCCGCACGCAGGGTTATACGGATGGCTGCCTTGCCTTGTGCGACCACCGGGAAAAATACCGCGCTGGTGAAAAATCCCTGTTCGGCCAATTCACTGGCAATACGATTGGCCACGGCAGCCTGTCCGCATTTGATCAACCGAATGGCCATGTTGCTGTGGCATTGTTCGGTGCTGATCAGGCTGTCGAAGAGGCGGATATTAGCCTCAAGATTGCTTTGCAGCGTGGCGAACTCGGCGCTGCGATGCAGGCGGATCGACGCTCTGCCGGCACCGATCGCCGCGCAGTTGAGACTCTGCGACCAGTTGCTAGGCCCGCCGTAGCGCTGAATCAGCGTTTTTTGTCGCCCGTTGCCCAGCATCACCAACCCGCCGCTGGCGCCAAACGACTTGGCCAGTGACGCGACGATCAGGCAGTCCTCCTCCAGTGCCGCCATCCGTGGCCGAACGAGGCCGGCGCCATGCTGACCGACAGCGGACAACGCGTGGGAGTCATCCAGATAAAGAAACATCCCGTAGCGCTCCTTCAAATACAGCAGGTCTTCCATGTTGGCGACGCCACCCATGCTGTACGCGCCGTCAGCGACATACGCCACGCGGCCGTATTGCTGGCATGCGCGCTCGAGGAAATCCATGTCGTTATGCGGCGCAGTCACCACGCGGGTTTCATCGGCACACGCGGCCTTCAAATGACTCATCGAATAATGCGCGTGACGGTCAAACACCATTACCGGTGGCCGGCCTTCGGTGAAGATGCCGCTGGCCAGCAATGGCAGGATTCCAGCGCTGGCGGCGCTGCAAGACAAGGTGCTCAGGCAGACGGCGTCGAACAGTTGCGACAATTCGCTCTCGTATTGCTCGAGAATCGCCAGTTTGCAGCGGTTTTTCGAGTTGGCAACCCGCAGGCTGCCGGTTTCGCGTAACGCGGTGATGGCGCCTTCGAGCAATGCAGGGTGATGGTCGAGACCAAGGTATGAGGTCGTACAGAAATGATGGAATTCACGTCCATACTGATCAAGCAGGTGGTTGGGGCTCTTCACTTCGACATTGAGGCCGGCGACTTTGCTCTGCTCGGCGATGTCCCAATCATAGTCGGCCAGGGCGATGATTTTGCGGAAATTGGAATACAGATTGGGCGTGTGCAACGGAAGATTCACAGGCGACATTCCTTGAGCGTAGCGATCCATGGGGTGTTGCAATTTGTGTGTATTGCCAGACTTTACAGAGCGAAAAGCTCAGCAAAAATCGGCTGTTTCCGCGAATCCTGAGAGGCTACGGAGTTTTGTTTGTAGGGCGAAGCGACGAAAGTCTGTCGAGTAATCACCTTTCTGACGTGGGCGAAATCGGGCAATCCTGCCGCCACTGACCAACCCCGGTCAGTGAGCCCGACCGGCTGATGACGGACCTGAGTTCAACGAAATCTCGCCCGAGCGTTCGCATTTCGCGAACGCTCATTGCCGAGAGAAGATTGGATTCTTCGCTTGGCGTTCCTCTAGCCTTGGCCACCTATTCCAAGAACAAGAGGTACTCTGCGATGACTGCCCCCTTGAGTGCGATCAAAGTGATCGAGATTGGCACCCTGATCACCGCGCCGTTTGCCGCGCGCAGCTTGCCGGATCTGCTGGGCCACGAAGTGCCCGGTCAACTGGCTAAGGCCGGACGCAACTGCGACCTGCACCCGATCCCCACCTGAACACACACATTCCCCTGTGTGCGAGCTTGCTCGCGAAGACTGACTTCCGGTCACTGAAAATCATCGATTCAAACGATCATCCAGGAGCCACTGCATTCCTCTCAAACACCCCACCAAACTGAATCAACACCACCCCGGCAATCAATAACAGCGCGCCCGACACCCGCGATACCGTCAGTTGTTTTTCAACCAGCCCGAACCACCCGAAGTGATCCAGCACCATCGAAGCAATGACTTGCCCAGCCAACGCCAGCGCGACAAACCCTGAAGCGCCAAGCTTGGGCAACAACACTACCGCCAACGCCACAAAACACACGCCAAACGCACCCCCGGCCCACATCCACAATGGCGCCTTGCTGATAAACGCCAACGACGGCAACGGCAAACGCAACGCCATAATCACCGGCAACAGCACCAACACGCTGACCAGCAACGACGCCAATGTCGCCCACAACGGATGTCCCAGCCCACGCGCCAGATTGCTGTTGATCGCACTCGAAACGGCACCACGGCCCCGGCAAACGCGGCCAGCACCAACAATCCGGCCCACTGCAACGTACTCATCTCGATTCTCCAACAGATTTTTCTGGACTCTAGAGTATTCGTCGCGCAGATTTAAATTCCGTTTCATCATCCAGAACATGCATCAGATGAATGATCTGCGCCGCATCGACCTCAACCTGTTGGTGATCCTCGACGCCTTGCTCAGCGAGCAACACGTCACCCGCGCCGCCGAGCGTCTGCACCTCAGTCAACCGGCGGTCAGCCATGCACTGGCGCGGTTGCGCGACCTGCTCGGTGATCCGTTACTGGTGCGTGCCGGTTCAAGCCTTGTGCCCACCGCGCGAGCGCTGGAACTGGTCGCGCCGCTGACCGAAGCGCTGGCCCAGGTGCAATCGCTGCTGGCGCCGAACACCTTCGATCCGGCCAGTGCGCATCGGACCTTTCGCGTGGCGATGTCGGACTATGGCGCGGCGATCATTCTGCCTACGCTGATCCGCACTCTGCGCCGGGAGGCACCGGGCATCGACCTGCAAATCAGCCATGCCAGCCGCGAAGGCATGCTGGAAGGCGTGCTCAATGGCGATATCGACGTCGCTGCCGGCGTCTTCCCGGAAATGCCCCACGAACTGCGTAGTTCGGTGCTGTTTGAAGAGCGCTACGTCTGCCTGCTGGATCGCCAGACGCTGCCGGCCAACGGTGTGCTGGATTTGCCGAGCTACCTGTCGCGGCCGCACGTACTGCTGGAAATGCGCGGCAGCGGCACACCAGAAATCGAGCGCGCATTGACGTCTCTGCGTGAACGTCGCCGCGTCGCGATCAGCCTGCCGCACTGGAACGTCGCGCCGCAGTTCATCAGTGGCACGGATCTGATTCTTACGGTGTCTTCACGCAGCGTGCGTGAGATTGATCAGCGTGAACTGATCGTGGTGCCGCCGCCGTTCGAGATTGCGCCGTTTACGTTTGTGCTGGCGTGGCATAAGCGCAGGGGTGGGGATCAGGCGTTGAACTGGTTGAATCGAACGATTGAGCAAGGGATAGTGCGCGGCTGAAAAAATAATCAAGGAGCGGGAAGTGACAGTGAAGTCTGGCTGGATCGGGTGTGCGGTATTGTGCGGATGGTTGCTGGCGGGGCAGGCATTTGCTGATTGCACACCGGCACCCACGGCGCATGAGATGGATTTTTCACTCTGCAAGGACTGGCCGGCGTATCCCGGGCTGACGCTAACCGCTGCCGCCCATTTCTCGCCCGATCCGGTGTATGGCGAGTCAGAGACTATTGGGCTTTACGATCTGCGTTTGGCCTTGGTGGCGAGCGCAGACTCGCAGCCGCTAGCGAGCTTCTATCAGCCCTCGGCATTCTCTGTTGATGCCATCGCGCTGGACGAACTGAAATTCGATACCGCCCGCTATAAGCTCGCGCCGCAATTGCAGGTCTTTGGCGTGCGGGTACGGTTTAAAGGTTCTTCGCGGGTGAATCCTCTGGATGAAACCTGGTTGTCGCTCTATGTGAAAGATGGCAACGCATTGCGTCCGGTCATGGATCGGCTGGTGATGTATGAATATGGCGGGGAGTGGGATGGCAATTGTGCGGGAGAGCGCTACGAGACTACGCGAACCGTGGCGCTGGCCAAGACCAGCAGCCATGGCTATGCCGACCTGATGATCAAAACGATCCGTAGCTCGACCGTTGGCGAGGGCGAAGGCGAGGCGTGTGTATCCAATACCGTCACGCAAAAACCGGTCTTGACGACACTTCGCTATGACGGCAAAAACTACGTAATGCCTGAAGATTTCAAAGGCCTCTAAGACAGATTTTTTCTACTCAAGGAAGAACAATGATTTCGCGTATCACCTTGCTGGGCTCTTTCATCGCAATGGGTCTTTTAACGACAACCGCCCAAGCCCAGGCCGCCTGCCAGACCAAAGACTTCGACGGCAAATCCCTGTCGC includes:
- a CDS encoding XRE family transcriptional regulator; its protein translation is MSIRLKLLRKKLGVTLEALAEKSGMTKSYLSKVERGLNTPSIAAALKLAKALNVKVEELFSEDNVSLDSYSLVRSHERQSLAANDQSPGYAVLAHQVSERNLLPFIIYPPKEFSDKTFKEHLGEEFLFVHEGQVEVDFMNEKVLLQRGDALHFNAQKPHRIRSVGDVQAQLLVVVHSAED
- a CDS encoding DUF4917 family protein, whose product is MTDFLDVDATLEDWNALRATSDFNGLLVGNGASRAVWDDFGYDSLFENARTVEEKPLSPSELAVFDAMQTRSFEQVLGALKTTSRVNKALAVSSAAPRNRYYAIKEALINTVHAVHIPWRLVKPSTLATLNEELARYRTVFTTNYDLLNYWALQHHSEAIDDLFNGANASFDLSESATDKPRLLYLHGGLHLVRNQDGTARKLTSTEGTLLGSFAINNTIKTLDDVPLFVTEGPSADKLKTIRSSDYLSFCYEQLLGHGDSLCIFGHALGEQDAHIVRALRLAKPQVVAISIYPRSAAFVQHQKRHYAKVFEGTGVELRFFDAKTHALGSPKLSVPVEV
- the yiaY gene encoding L-threonine dehydrogenase; this encodes MTSTFFIPAVNIMGNGCLDEAMVAIRNYGFRKALIVTDAGLAKAGVATMVAEKLAMQDIDSVIFDGAKPNPSIANVESGLGLLKESRCDFVVSLGGGSPHDCAKGIALCATNGGQIRDYEGIDQSSKPQLPLIAINTTAGTASEMTRFCIITDESRHVKMAIVDRNVTPLLSVNDPELMVAMPKGLTAATGMDALTHAIEAYVSTAANPITDACALKAMTLISNNLRLAVRDGSDLAARENMAYAQFLAGMAFNNASLGFVHAMAHQLGGFYDLPHGVCNAVLLPHVQTFNALVCADRLTDVAHAMGADIRGFSAEEGAQAAINAIRCLAKDIEIPVGLRELGARLSDIPLLASNALKDACGLTNPRAADQRQIEEIFRNAF
- a CDS encoding MFS transporter, with amino-acid sequence MNASVTLLITCSTVFLAQLGMSVYLPALPEIALYLGAEPALVSWGLSLYLIGMALPMLFWGSLAQRIGRKPVLLAALVIYGVANLALPSGSTLEAFLLLRLMQGVGASGISVMARVLIRDSFRGDLLAKALSWISISFVVALGIGQYAGSLIEVTLGWQAIFYLLGVTSLLMALIVARVTFPAMADEPASASSWSAYRQILLHRGFLLPALAGGLGYGVIIAFNTAAPLILQGPFAWSSADYGLLGWPISAAYFLGALAVNHFVLRTGQAWLMTVGAGLVLAGSSVMLLGSLTASSIALLFWLPYCVAVFGQSLNYPISLSRANDSAPIAGAYAMALSGFIHQLMAAIIGAMASLIASPQAWRLSLLCTLLAVGTMLCVRFTPKMR
- a CDS encoding aminotransferase class I/II-fold pyridoxal phosphate-dependent enzyme, which gives rise to MNLPLHTPNLYSNFRKIIALADYDWDIAEQSKVAGLNVEVKSPNHLLDQYGREFHHFCTTSYLGLDHHPALLEGAITALRETGSLRVANSKNRCKLAILEQYESELSQLFDAVCLSTLSCSAASAGILPLLASGIFTEGRPPVMVFDRHAHYSMSHLKAACADETRVVTAPHNDMDFLERACQQYGRVAYVADGAYSMGGVANMEDLLYLKERYGMFLYLDDSHALSAVGQHGAGLVRPRMAALEEDCLIVASLAKSFGASGGLVMLGNGRQKTLIQRYGGPSNWSQSLNCAAIGAGRASIRLHRSAEFATLQSNLEANIRLFDSLISTEQCHSNMAIRLIKCGQAAVANRIASELAEQGFFTSAVFFPVVAQGKAAIRITLRADMPPALIRRFCEVITGLLRIHRGNVDD
- a CDS encoding LysR substrate-binding domain-containing protein, producing MHQMNDLRRIDLNLLVILDALLSEQHVTRAAERLHLSQPAVSHALARLRDLLGDPLLVRAGSSLVPTARALELVAPLTEALAQVQSLLAPNTFDPASAHRTFRVAMSDYGAAIILPTLIRTLRREAPGIDLQISHASREGMLEGVLNGDIDVAAGVFPEMPHELRSSVLFEERYVCLLDRQTLPANGVLDLPSYLSRPHVLLEMRGSGTPEIERALTSLRERRRVAISLPHWNVAPQFISGTDLILTVSSRSVREIDQRELIVVPPPFEIAPFTFVLAWHKRRGGDQALNWLNRTIEQGIVRG